A DNA window from Allokutzneria albata contains the following coding sequences:
- the recG gene encoding ATP-dependent DNA helicase RecG has translation MATWDDKLDRLLGAKTGKALEAALELTTVGDLLRHYPRRYAERGELTRIADLVIGEHVTIMAEVRSCVTRQMASRPGTITEAVLTDGRAQLTITFFKQKGHQKKLLPGTRALFAGKVSQYKNKLQLTHPEYKLLGDDEDGTEVQEFASGLIPVYPAAKEVQSWSIAQCVRQVLDQWDGIADPVPEEMRAEAGLSGLSDALRRIHQPNSWAEVTVARQRLKWDEALALQLVFAQRRHSAVSRPAPRCPLTDGGVAAAFDEVLPFTLTDGQREVGELISADMATDHPMNLLLQGEVGSGKTLVALRAMLQAVDAGRQAAMLAPTEVLAAQHARSLREMLGDLARAGELGVPDVATRVTLLTGAMGAKERKQALLDAASGAAGIVIGTHALIQDRVSFADLGLVVVDEQHRFGVEQRDALRTRAAGGGSPHILVMTATPIPRTVAMTVYGDLKVAALRELPKGRSPISTSVVPAAEKPKWLDRVWQRIREEVAKGHQAYVVCPRIGETEGEEDEAPPKKSKGTKEPKAPKDGESDRRPPLAVMDVAPRLASGPLRGLKVGVLHGKLPADEKDAVMRAFGAGELDVLVATTVVEVGVNVPNATVMVIMDADRFGVSQLHQLRGRVGRGSAPGLCLLVSEIPANTTTRQRLEAVAATADGFELARLDLELRREGDILGSAQSGKRSTLKMLSLLEDEDVIEAARVAADDVVAADPELLSHPGLAGMVSDLIHEEHAEFLEKS, from the coding sequence ATGGCCACATGGGACGACAAGCTGGACCGGCTGCTGGGCGCGAAGACCGGCAAGGCGCTGGAGGCAGCGCTCGAGCTGACCACCGTCGGCGACCTGCTCCGGCACTACCCGCGGCGGTACGCCGAGCGCGGTGAGCTGACGCGCATCGCCGACCTGGTGATCGGCGAGCACGTGACGATCATGGCCGAGGTCCGCTCGTGCGTGACCCGCCAGATGGCGAGCAGGCCCGGCACGATCACCGAGGCGGTGCTCACCGACGGCCGGGCCCAGCTGACCATCACCTTCTTCAAGCAGAAGGGCCACCAGAAGAAGCTGCTCCCCGGCACCAGGGCGCTGTTCGCGGGCAAGGTCTCCCAGTACAAGAACAAGCTCCAGCTGACCCATCCCGAGTACAAGCTGCTCGGCGACGACGAGGACGGCACCGAGGTCCAGGAGTTCGCCAGCGGGCTGATCCCGGTCTACCCCGCGGCCAAGGAGGTCCAGAGCTGGAGCATCGCCCAGTGCGTCCGGCAGGTCCTCGACCAGTGGGACGGCATCGCCGACCCGGTCCCCGAGGAGATGCGCGCCGAGGCGGGCCTGTCCGGGCTCTCCGACGCGCTGCGCCGGATCCACCAGCCGAACAGCTGGGCTGAGGTCACCGTCGCCAGGCAGCGGCTCAAGTGGGACGAAGCCCTCGCGCTGCAGCTGGTCTTCGCCCAGCGCAGGCATTCCGCGGTGAGCCGCCCCGCGCCGAGGTGCCCGCTCACCGACGGCGGGGTCGCGGCCGCCTTCGACGAGGTGCTGCCGTTCACGCTGACCGACGGCCAGCGCGAGGTCGGTGAGCTGATCTCGGCGGACATGGCCACCGACCACCCGATGAACCTGTTGCTGCAGGGTGAGGTGGGCTCGGGCAAGACGCTCGTGGCGCTGCGGGCGATGCTGCAGGCGGTGGACGCGGGCAGGCAGGCCGCGATGCTCGCGCCGACCGAGGTCCTGGCCGCGCAGCACGCCCGGTCGCTGCGCGAGATGCTGGGCGACCTCGCGCGGGCGGGGGAGCTGGGCGTGCCCGACGTCGCGACCAGGGTCACGCTGCTGACCGGGGCGATGGGGGCCAAGGAGCGCAAGCAGGCGCTGCTGGACGCCGCCTCCGGGGCCGCGGGGATCGTGATCGGCACGCACGCGCTGATCCAGGACCGGGTGAGCTTCGCCGACCTCGGCCTGGTGGTCGTCGACGAGCAGCACCGCTTCGGCGTGGAGCAGCGCGACGCGTTGCGCACCCGCGCGGCGGGCGGCGGCAGCCCGCACATCCTCGTGATGACCGCGACGCCGATCCCGCGCACGGTCGCGATGACCGTCTACGGCGACCTGAAGGTGGCGGCGCTGCGCGAGCTGCCGAAGGGGCGGTCGCCGATCTCCACCTCCGTGGTCCCCGCGGCGGAGAAGCCCAAGTGGCTCGACCGCGTGTGGCAGCGCATCCGCGAGGAGGTCGCCAAGGGCCACCAGGCGTACGTGGTCTGTCCGCGGATCGGGGAGACCGAGGGCGAGGAGGACGAGGCCCCGCCCAAGAAGTCCAAGGGCACCAAGGAACCCAAGGCGCCCAAGGACGGTGAGAGCGACCGCCGCCCGCCGCTGGCCGTGATGGACGTGGCGCCGCGGCTGGCGAGCGGCCCCCTGCGCGGGCTGAAGGTCGGCGTGCTGCACGGGAAGCTGCCCGCGGACGAGAAGGACGCGGTGATGCGGGCCTTCGGCGCGGGGGAGCTGGACGTGCTGGTCGCGACCACGGTGGTCGAGGTCGGTGTGAACGTGCCCAACGCCACCGTGATGGTGATCATGGACGCGGACCGGTTCGGCGTGAGCCAGCTGCACCAGCTGCGCGGGCGGGTCGGCCGGGGCAGCGCTCCCGGGCTGTGCCTGCTGGTCAGCGAGATCCCGGCGAACACGACGACCCGGCAGCGGCTGGAGGCGGTGGCGGCGACCGCCGACGGCTTCGAGCTGGCCCGGCTGGACCTGGAGCTGCGCCGGGAGGGCGACATCCTCGGCTCCGCGCAGTCCGGCAAGCGCTCGACGCTGAAGATGCTGTCACTGCTGGAGGACGAGGACGTGATCGAGGCCGCCCGGGTGGCCGCCGACGACGTCGTCGCGGCCGATCCCGAGCTGCTGAGCCATCCCGGCCTGGCCGGAATGGTCTCCGACCTCATCCACGAGGAGCACGCGGAGTTCCTGGAGAAGAGCTGA